A genome region from Anastrepha ludens isolate Willacy chromosome 3, idAnaLude1.1, whole genome shotgun sequence includes the following:
- the LOC128857962 gene encoding uncharacterized protein LOC128857962 encodes MSETAPAANGASKDEEITVPKSDSFFESKTFRLISLVIYMGGISGLGMTLAMYYLFIWDSRMPPLPEYKHAHHVG; translated from the coding sequence ATGTCTGAAACCGCACCTGCCGCCAATGGCGCTAGTAAAGATGAAGAaatcactgttccaaaatcagACAGTTTCTTTGAATCTAAAACATTCCGTCTGATCTCCTTGGTTATTTACATGGGGGGCATTAGCGGTTTGGGCATGACATTAGCCATGTATTACCTGTTTATATGGGATTCACGTATGCCGCCGTTGCCGGAGTATAAACATGCGCATCATGTGGGTTAG